The genomic interval ACGTTATCCTCGAGGTTAACCCGCGCATAGATTCGATCAAAGGAACCATTACCGGTACTACGCCGCCTGTTATCTCCTCACGTGTAGCCCATACGAGAGTCGCCGTGAAGGATGGTGAGACCCTTGTGATAGGCGGATTGATGAAAGAGGAAAGGAGCGAGAACAGCTCCCATGTTCCCGTTATCGGCAAGCTTCCCCTCTTCGGGTGGATCTTCAGCTCAAAAGAGAGCACGAGGCATAAGACAGATCTTATGGTCTTCATCACTCCTAAGATATTAAAGTAGAGCCCAAGGGCCCATGGAGCGGTTGAAAGTTAATCGGGGTTGTGTTAAAATCTTATATCATAGCGATACGGATGAACCTCGACAACCGCCGAAAGAAATGGAGGTTGACGTATATGGCTGGCCATTCGAAATGGGCTCAGATAAAACATAAGAAGGCAGCGATGGATGCCAGAAGAGGTAAGCTCTTCACGAAGTTGATAAGGGAGATAACCGTCGCGGCCCGCCAGGGCGGCGGAGACCCCGAGGCTAATCCCAGGCTTAGAACGGCTATCGCCAACGCCAGAGCCAATAACATGCCCTGGGATAACATAGAGAGGGCCATAAAGCGCGGAACGGGTGAATTGGAAGGCGGCACTTCCCTCGAAGAGGTCTCCTATGAGGGATATGGTCCGGGAGGTGTCGCACTGTTGATCGAAGCGGTCACGGATAACCGAAACCGAACGACAGCCGATATCCGACACATTCTCTCCAGAAATGGCGGGAGCCTCGGCGAGAAGGGCTGCGTCTCATGGATCTTCGATCGAAAGGGATTGATAGTCGTGGACAAGGAGGGAACGGACGAGGAAGAACTCTTCATGGTTGCCGTCGATGCGGGAGCCGAAGATGTCATCGAGGAGGACACAACCTTTGAGGTCTATACCAACCCGGAGGATTTCGAGCAGGTTAGAAGGGCGATTGAAAAGGCGGAGTTCAAGATAAGCAGGGCCGAGCTGACGATGGTGCCGAAAACCACCGTCCAGGTACAGGGCAAGGAGGCCGAGCGGCTCATCAAATTGCTCGACGCCCTTGAGGATAACGATGACGTCCAGAAGGTCTACTCGAACTTCGAGATGCCGGATGAGTTGCTGGAAGCGGCTGAGGCCGCGTGATGTAAATGATCATCATGGGGGTCGATCCGGGACTGAAGGTGACCGGATACGGCGTGATAAGCTTTCAGAATAACACCTTAAAAAGCCTCCACTACGGGGGGATAAGAACCGATCCCGATCTTCCCACGCCGCAAAGACTGAAAAGGATATATGATGCCCTGAGCAGAGTTATCAGGGAGTATCGTCCCGATGTCCTCGTCGTGGAAGAGCTGTTCTTCAACCGTAACGTCAACACGGCCTTTGCCGTCGGCATGGCGCGAGGGGTAACGATGTTGGCGGCGGAGATGGAAGGTGTGCCGGTTGACTCCTATACACCCCTTCAGGTTAAGCAGGCCGTAGTCGGATACGGCAGGGCAAGTAAAAATCAAATCCAGCAGATGGTTAAGGTCCTGCTCGGCCTAAGGGAAGTTCCCGCTCCAGATGACGCCGCCGATGCATTGGCTCTTGCCATATGCCATGCCAACTCATATCGCCTCTCCCAGATGCTAAATCACGTTTGATCCCCTTCCTTAAAGATGCCTATCGATCTATATTTTTTATATCTCATCTTCATGAGCTCATCAACATCGTACTGAAGTAGATCCTCAAGATGCCTTTTGATGGCCCTGCCAACGCGTCTTATCGCGAGGTCAGGGTTTCTATGCGCTCCCCCCAGGGGTTCGCGGATCACCTCATCCACGATCCCAAATTCATATAGGTCGTCCGCCGTTAACTTCAGCCCTTCAGCCGCTTCGGGGGCGTGTTCGCCCTGATCCTTCCATATGATCCCGCTGCAGGCCTCGGGGGGACAGACGCAGTAGATAGCATATTCCATCATCAACACCCTATCCGCCATAGCGATCCCCAGAGCTCCGCCGCTGCCGCCCTGACCTATCACGACGGCGATAAACGGGGTTCTGAGCTGAGACATATGATAGAGGTTTTCGGCGATGGCCATTGCCTGACCTCTCTCTTCGGCCCTTGCACCTGGATGAGCGCCGGGCGTATCCACAAAGCTTATCACCGGTCTACGGAACTTCTCAGCCAGCTTCATCAGCCTCAGAGCCTTGCGATATCCATCCGGATGCATATATCCGAAGTTGGTCAAAATCCTCTCCTCGGTGGTTTTTCCCCTCACCTGTCCCAGATATACGATCGGGTATTTCCCAAACCGCCCCAGCCCGCCTACGATCGCCTTGTCGTCTCCGAAGAATCGGTCGTTCTGCAGCTCTATTCTATCCGATATCAATCGATCGATGTAATCCGTGGATTGCGGTCGTTCCATCTTTCTGGAGAGATAGACCTTCTGCCATCGGGTGAGACTGCCGAAAACACGTTTTTTAATCCGAAGCAAATCCCTCTCGAGCTGGTCGATGCTCTTTGAAAGGTCCAGATCGTTCCGTCGGGCGAACTCCTTCAACTCGAGGATGTATCTCTCGAGCTCATCTATTCTCCTCTCGAAATCTATCTCCTGCATCCGTTATCCCCTCCTAAGGCTTCTTCTGACGAACATCTTTCCGGGCTGCTGGCCGACCAGCCCCTTTAGCTCAAGCATCAGCAGTATGCTGGAGACCTTATTAGGTGGCATATTCACGCTGGTGGAGATCTCATCTATATGTATGGGGGTGAACGGGATAACATCTAAAACCATTTTCTCCTCATCTTCCAAATCGACGGGGATCTTCTCCTGTGCTGGAACTTCCCGTTCGGGCTTCTCCGCTCTTGGTATGTTAAGGGCGTTCAGGAGATCGTCCACGCTTTCCATCAGAGCTGCTCCCTCTTTGATCAGCCTATGGGTTCCCCTAGAGCAACGGGAGAATATGCTTCCCGGCACCGCCAGCACCTCACGTCCCTGCTCAAGTGCGAAGTCGGCTGTGATCAGAGCACCGCTTCTCTCATCCGCCTCGACCACTATCGTCGCCAGAGACAGCCCGCTTATGATTCTGTTTCGCCTCGGAAAATTAACGTCCACGGGGGGAGTAGTCATGGGAAATTCGGATATCAGAGCTCCGTTTCGACTTATCTCCTCCGCCAGTTTTGTGTTCTCTCTGGGATAGATGTTCGAAAGGCCGCTGCCAAGCACGGCTATCGTTCGACCTCCACTCTCCAGGGCCGAGCGATGTGCTACGGTATCTATACCCCTGGCCATGCCGCTGACGACTGTAAACCCCTGTTGGACGATTTCCCTCGTCAGTTTGGAGCAGACATCTCTGCCGTAGGTAGTTGCCCTTCTGGTTCCTACAACTGATACGGCAAATTTATCATCAGGATTCAGCTCGCCCTTGATGAAGAGTATAGGTGGTGGATCGTAAATGTGGACCAAGTTTGAGGGATACCCCTCCTCGCCGAAGGCGACCGTTCGGCATTTCATTTCACCTATCAACTCGATCTCCCTCTCAAGACGCCTGAGGATCGGTTTGGATGACCGTCCTCTCAGCAGTTTACCGTATATGCGAGGGGGGAGCACCCCTTTAAGCTCCCCCTCAGACGCCTCAAGACCTGCCTGAACTGAGCCGAAGTTCTCCTTCAGCCTTCTGATCACGGCATTCCCTATACCCGGTATCAAGCTGAGATGTATTAAAGCTTTATGTTCCGGTGAGAGACACATCTATCTCCCCTAAGCATAACAACACCTATCCCTAGAAGGGCAGAGGCGATACGAGCAAGTTTACTTTTTGGATTTTTCCTTCGGCGGTGTTTCTATCTTCTTATAGACCTCTATCTCGGCGATTTTCCTTATGCCCTGTCTCGGCTCAGCGCCTCCTCCCCTCTGATGTGCCCTCGTGCCTCTGGCGAGGTTTATCGTCTCGGATTCTTTACCCCTAACCCGATATGCCCTCGGGATTCTGATCCTGAGCTTGGTCGTTTTAACGGTCGGGAAGGTAACCGTGCATATCTGGCGTCTGTTGTAATCGACGTGTTTGATCTTCTTCCACCCTTTGTCGGTGTAGATCTCGACGTCGAACTGAACGATGGGCTTGGATGCCTTGATCACCACTTTACTTATCTCCTGCGGTTTCCTCCACTCTATCGTGGCCTGGGTGTATTTATCCAGCTCTGCCATCTTCGCGGCGTCAAGCACCTCTTGCATCGGGGCTGTCTCGCCTTCCGTGTAGATGTTCTCATCGTTGAAAGCGGGATCGGTGGCCCTTCCGAGCGGTGCGAGGTTTTGGCTCCACTGTGTCTGAGCCAGACATCCCATCATGAGAATCGACATCACAAGGGCGATAGCTGATGTCAAAACGACGCTTAAAGGTC from Candidatus Poribacteria bacterium carries:
- a CDS encoding YebC/PmpR family DNA-binding transcriptional regulator; translated protein: MAGHSKWAQIKHKKAAMDARRGKLFTKLIREITVAARQGGGDPEANPRLRTAIANARANNMPWDNIERAIKRGTGELEGGTSLEEVSYEGYGPGGVALLIEAVTDNRNRTTADIRHILSRNGGSLGEKGCVSWIFDRKGLIVVDKEGTDEEELFMVAVDAGAEDVIEEDTTFEVYTNPEDFEQVRRAIEKAEFKISRAELTMVPKTTVQVQGKEAERLIKLLDALEDNDDVQKVYSNFEMPDELLEAAEAA
- the ruvC gene encoding crossover junction endodeoxyribonuclease RuvC; the encoded protein is MIIMGVDPGLKVTGYGVISFQNNTLKSLHYGGIRTDPDLPTPQRLKRIYDALSRVIREYRPDVLVVEELFFNRNVNTAFAVGMARGVTMLAAEMEGVPVDSYTPLQVKQAVVGYGRASKNQIQQMVKVLLGLREVPAPDDAADALALAICHANSYRLSQMLNHV
- a CDS encoding acetyl-CoA carboxylase carboxyltransferase subunit alpha — translated: MQEIDFERRIDELERYILELKEFARRNDLDLSKSIDQLERDLLRIKKRVFGSLTRWQKVYLSRKMERPQSTDYIDRLISDRIELQNDRFFGDDKAIVGGLGRFGKYPIVYLGQVRGKTTEERILTNFGYMHPDGYRKALRLMKLAEKFRRPVISFVDTPGAHPGARAEERGQAMAIAENLYHMSQLRTPFIAVVIGQGGSGGALGIAMADRVLMMEYAIYCVCPPEACSGIIWKDQGEHAPEAAEGLKLTADDLYEFGIVDEVIREPLGGAHRNPDLAIRRVGRAIKRHLEDLLQYDVDELMKMRYKKYRSIGIFKEGDQT
- the dprA gene encoding DNA-processing protein DprA, with protein sequence MCLSPEHKALIHLSLIPGIGNAVIRRLKENFGSVQAGLEASEGELKGVLPPRIYGKLLRGRSSKPILRRLEREIELIGEMKCRTVAFGEEGYPSNLVHIYDPPPILFIKGELNPDDKFAVSVVGTRRATTYGRDVCSKLTREIVQQGFTVVSGMARGIDTVAHRSALESGGRTIAVLGSGLSNIYPRENTKLAEEISRNGALISEFPMTTPPVDVNFPRRNRIISGLSLATIVVEADERSGALITADFALEQGREVLAVPGSIFSRCSRGTHRLIKEGAALMESVDDLLNALNIPRAEKPEREVPAQEKIPVDLEDEEKMVLDVIPFTPIHIDEISTSVNMPPNKVSSILLMLELKGLVGQQPGKMFVRRSLRRG